A genome region from Arthrobacter agilis includes the following:
- a CDS encoding MFS transporter, whose translation MISIATSNTPPAADDAASLDNRPEYDAAPVALGPADARRARKAVISSYVGTSLEWYDFFLFGTTASIVFAPLFFGGDDPALQTLQSFLAFGIGFIGRPLGALVFGHFGDRLGRKGILVTTIVLMGVASTLIGVLPTFQTAGIIAPILLTILRFVQGIAAGGEWGGAMLMAVESAPAHKRGFYGAVVQLGSPTGTLLSTLIVAAVVSLTGPQFLEWGWRIPYLISILLVAVGVWLRLRVDETVDFTAAAAAHRTDDKVPFARLISEAPVRLLVGVCAYLMNNAGFFLLTTFMISYVTGTLELSATVILTSISWGAVAQIIVTLIVGKLSDRFTPSRMLIVGYAVSVVTAFPIFWLVDSRQSVAISAAMFLALGLGSISYAALGTTLTQLFPVRLRYSGIALSANIAGVIAGFMPALAAWILTLTDGSSTGPATLLLVLALVSFVGSIVARRIILADHRADLRSGEPTPGH comes from the coding sequence GTGATCAGCATCGCCACATCGAATACCCCACCTGCCGCCGACGACGCAGCCTCGCTCGACAACAGGCCGGAATACGACGCCGCACCGGTGGCGCTCGGACCAGCTGATGCACGGCGGGCGCGCAAAGCCGTCATCAGCTCCTACGTCGGAACATCCCTGGAGTGGTACGACTTCTTCCTGTTCGGAACGACTGCATCCATCGTCTTCGCACCCTTGTTCTTCGGCGGAGACGACCCCGCCCTGCAGACGCTTCAATCGTTCCTGGCTTTCGGTATCGGGTTCATCGGTCGCCCCCTCGGCGCACTGGTCTTCGGACACTTCGGGGACCGGCTTGGCCGGAAGGGCATCCTCGTCACAACGATCGTGCTGATGGGAGTCGCTTCCACCCTCATCGGGGTGCTGCCTACTTTCCAGACCGCGGGCATCATCGCCCCGATCCTGCTCACCATCCTGCGCTTCGTGCAGGGCATCGCGGCCGGTGGTGAGTGGGGTGGGGCAATGCTCATGGCGGTGGAATCCGCGCCGGCACACAAGCGCGGCTTCTATGGTGCCGTCGTCCAACTCGGCTCCCCCACCGGAACTTTGCTGTCGACGCTCATCGTCGCTGCAGTCGTCAGCCTGACCGGGCCGCAATTCCTCGAGTGGGGCTGGCGGATCCCCTACCTCATCTCGATCCTCCTGGTGGCCGTCGGCGTGTGGCTGCGCCTGCGCGTGGACGAGACCGTCGACTTCACAGCAGCTGCAGCCGCTCATCGTACGGACGACAAAGTGCCCTTTGCGCGACTGATCTCCGAAGCCCCCGTGCGGCTGCTCGTGGGCGTCTGCGCCTACCTGATGAACAACGCAGGTTTCTTCCTCCTGACGACCTTCATGATCAGCTACGTGACGGGCACGCTGGAGCTCAGCGCCACCGTGATCCTCACCTCCATCTCGTGGGGTGCCGTCGCGCAGATCATCGTCACCTTGATCGTCGGGAAGTTGTCCGACCGTTTCACCCCATCCAGGATGCTCATCGTCGGGTATGCGGTCAGCGTGGTGACCGCATTCCCGATCTTCTGGCTGGTGGACTCGCGGCAGTCGGTCGCGATCAGCGCCGCGATGTTCTTGGCCCTGGGCCTCGGCTCGATCTCGTACGCAGCCTTGGGTACGACACTGACCCAGCTCTTCCCCGTGCGATTGCGCTATTCGGGAATCGCGCTGTCAGCCAATATCGCCGGAGTCATCGCCGGATTCATGCCGGCACTGGCAGCCTGGATTCTGACCCTCACCGACGGTTCCTCCACCGGCCCTGCCACGTTGCTGCTCGTCCTCGCCCTGGTCTCGTTCGTCGGCTCGATAGTCGCTCGGCGCATCATCCTCGCGGACCACCGCGCCGATCTCCGGAGTGGAGAACCCACCCCCGGCCACTAG
- a CDS encoding NAD(P)-dependent alcohol dehydrogenase gives MSTMRAVQVVGYHEGLKMAEVPRPEVTGPWDVVVRIGGAGVCRTDLHILEGQWAEKSQVHLPYTIGHENAGWVHATGSAVTNVQVGDKVILHPLVTCGLCRACRSGDDVHCETSKFPGIDTHGGYAEYLLTSARSVVRIDDALEPADVAALADAGLTAYHAAAKAAKRLTPRDTCVVIGAGGLGHIGIQVLKALTPSRIVVVDRNPAALELAKSIGADEGVLADGTQVEQVLELTGGHGAEVLIDFVGEGGATTEGIAMTRQAGDYFVVGYGENINVPTIDLVSSEINIIGNLVGSYNDLQDLMALAARGAVTLHTQKYSLDDFQQAISDLDAGKVRGRAILVP, from the coding sequence GTGAGCACCATGCGAGCCGTCCAGGTCGTCGGCTACCACGAAGGACTGAAGATGGCCGAGGTGCCCAGGCCGGAAGTAACCGGGCCGTGGGACGTCGTCGTCCGAATCGGCGGGGCCGGTGTCTGCAGAACCGACCTTCACATCCTTGAAGGACAGTGGGCCGAAAAATCACAGGTCCATCTGCCCTACACGATCGGTCACGAGAACGCCGGGTGGGTTCACGCCACCGGAAGCGCGGTGACGAATGTCCAGGTCGGCGACAAGGTGATCCTCCACCCACTCGTGACGTGTGGGCTCTGCCGCGCCTGCCGCTCGGGAGATGACGTGCACTGCGAAACCAGCAAGTTCCCCGGAATCGACACACACGGCGGGTACGCGGAATACCTGTTGACGTCGGCACGCTCCGTGGTGAGGATCGACGACGCCCTCGAACCAGCCGATGTCGCCGCTCTCGCCGATGCCGGCCTCACCGCATACCATGCGGCCGCGAAAGCCGCCAAGCGGCTCACCCCCCGCGATACCTGTGTCGTCATCGGGGCTGGAGGACTCGGGCACATCGGAATTCAGGTCCTCAAAGCACTCACGCCCAGCCGGATCGTCGTCGTCGACCGGAATCCGGCCGCCCTGGAACTCGCGAAGAGCATCGGGGCCGACGAGGGCGTTCTCGCCGACGGAACACAGGTGGAACAGGTCCTGGAACTCACCGGCGGCCACGGCGCCGAAGTACTCATCGACTTCGTCGGCGAAGGTGGGGCCACCACGGAGGGCATCGCCATGACCAGGCAGGCGGGAGACTACTTCGTCGTCGGCTACGGCGAGAACATCAACGTGCCGACCATCGACCTGGTGTCTTCCGAGATCAACATCATCGGGAACCTTGTCGGCAGCTATAACGACCTGCAGGACCTCATGGCCTTGGCAGCACGCGGAGCAGTCACGCTCCACACCCAGAAATACTCCCTCGACGACTTCCAACAGGCAATCAGCGACCTCGACGCCGGCAAGGTCCGCGGCCGCGCGATCCTCGTCCCCTGA
- a CDS encoding iron-sulfur cluster assembly protein has product MTDIQTRPSPRATLLETDDIRRALSAVQDPELDEPITDLGFVRSIDVMHGVGGLTISVHLRLPTSFCSPNFAYLMASDSKDAIAALEGVDRVVVELDDHHDSDLINAGLAADAGYRGTFRHEAEEGLDELRWTFRKKAHTAAMERCLTELLRANRNLPESDIGRIPLADIPAGRTKTALLRRREALGLPTHPDAIVLVDHEGRTYALEAVPMALRRARSTRISIDGNAHFCRGLLRTRYAGSEADQSARPEGAEPSTQHTLLPVTIKEIHQ; this is encoded by the coding sequence ATGACAGACATTCAGACCCGGCCGTCCCCTCGCGCGACCCTGCTCGAGACCGACGACATCCGACGCGCCCTCAGTGCCGTGCAGGATCCCGAACTCGACGAACCCATCACTGACCTTGGGTTCGTGCGATCCATCGACGTCATGCACGGTGTCGGAGGATTGACCATCAGCGTGCACCTGCGTCTTCCGACGTCGTTCTGCTCACCCAATTTCGCCTACCTCATGGCGTCCGACAGCAAGGACGCCATCGCGGCATTGGAAGGAGTCGACAGGGTGGTCGTCGAGTTGGACGACCACCACGACTCCGACCTGATCAATGCCGGGCTCGCCGCGGACGCCGGGTACCGGGGAACCTTCCGCCACGAGGCGGAGGAAGGCCTTGACGAGCTGCGCTGGACGTTCCGAAAGAAAGCGCACACTGCCGCAATGGAACGGTGCCTTACGGAATTGCTTCGCGCCAACCGGAACCTTCCCGAATCAGACATCGGCCGGATCCCGCTGGCGGACATCCCGGCCGGTCGCACCAAGACAGCTCTTCTCCGCCGACGGGAAGCACTCGGGCTGCCCACGCATCCGGACGCAATCGTCCTGGTCGATCATGAAGGCCGCACGTACGCGCTGGAGGCTGTGCCCATGGCACTGAGACGAGCCCGGTCGACCCGCATCTCCATCGACGGAAACGCCCACTTCTGCAGGGGGCTGCTCCGTACCCGCTACGCAGGATCCGAAGCCGACCAGAGCGCCCGTCCGGAAGGCGCAGAACCCAGCACCCAACACACCCTGCTTCCAGTCACAATCAAGGAGATCCACCAGTGA